Proteins encoded within one genomic window of bacterium:
- the rpsR gene encoding 30S ribosomal protein S18, whose translation MSTPYKPRPSSSGPRRDDHRGPAGGGKKRYVRKKFCRFCAEKELAIDYKNAYMIKQFVSERGKIVPRRITGNCAKHQRKLTVEIKKARILALIPFTATQVR comes from the coding sequence ATGAGCACCCCGTACAAGCCCCGCCCGTCGTCCTCCGGTCCCCGGCGCGACGACCATCGCGGCCCCGCCGGCGGAGGAAAGAAGCGGTACGTCCGGAAAAAGTTCTGCCGTTTCTGCGCCGAGAAGGAGCTCGCGATCGACTACAAGAACGCCTACATGATCAAGCAGTTCGTCTCCGAGCGGGGGAAGATCGTTCCCCGCCGCATCACGGGGAACTGCGCGAAGCACCAACGGAAGCTGACGGTCGAGATCAAGAAGGCGCGGATCCTCGCCCTGATCCCGTTCACCGCCACGCAGG
- the ssb gene encoding single-stranded DNA-binding protein has translation MVTFNRVILAGNLVRDPETRFLPSGVAVTSFSIAVNRRYKSNNEVKEEVSFFDISVFGKTGENCAEYLSKGRPVLVEGRLRQRSWETDGVKRSKIEVVADNVQFLGGPRGASAEASAPSAPAADSQDDDIPF, from the coding sequence ATGGTCACCTTCAACCGTGTCATCCTCGCCGGCAACCTCGTGCGGGATCCCGAGACGCGCTTTTTGCCTTCCGGGGTGGCCGTGACCAGCTTCAGCATCGCGGTCAACCGCCGATACAAGTCGAACAACGAGGTCAAGGAAGAGGTCTCCTTCTTCGACATCTCGGTGTTCGGGAAGACGGGCGAGAACTGCGCCGAGTACCTTTCCAAGGGGCGGCCCGTGCTGGTCGAGGGACGCCTTCGGCAGCGCAGCTGGGAGACCGACGGCGTGAAGCGGAGCAAGATCGAGGTCGTGGCGGACAACGTCCAGTTCCTGGGCGGACCGCGCGGCGCGTCGGCCGAAGCTTCCGCACCGTCCGCTCCGGCGGCCGATTCGCAAGACGACGATATCCCGTTCTGA
- the rpsF gene encoding 30S ribosomal protein S6, giving the protein MTPTRYETAILFDPELPEDARKEFLGKLSAIVAAYKGEVLKVDDWGNRKLAYSIKKRSNAFYTFLLYTGTRGVVEEVERNIKIFEGILRHLTTLHTAELKPKVEAAAPPASEAPAASGTPAPETPAPETPQAPAPPAEA; this is encoded by the coding sequence ATGACACCGACGAGGTATGAAACAGCCATCCTGTTCGACCCCGAACTCCCGGAGGACGCGAGGAAAGAGTTCCTCGGAAAGCTCTCCGCGATCGTCGCCGCATACAAGGGCGAGGTGCTGAAAGTCGACGACTGGGGAAACCGCAAGCTCGCCTACTCGATCAAGAAGCGCTCCAACGCCTTCTACACCTTCCTCCTCTACACCGGGACCCGAGGCGTCGTCGAGGAAGTGGAGCGCAACATCAAGATCTTCGAGGGAATCCTCCGCCACCTGACCACCCTGCACACCGCGGAGCTGAAGCCGAAGGTCGAGGCGGCCGCGCCCCCCGCGAGCGAAGCGCCCGCGGCCTCCGGGACGCCCGCGCCCGAAACCCCCGCACCCGAAACGCCCCAGGCGCCCGCGCCTCCCGCGGAAGCCTGA
- the pth gene encoding aminoacyl-tRNA hydrolase gives MVGLGNPGRRYASTLHNAGFLAIDRIAESLGARWRTAGDASLGTAEIDGRRVVLAKPATFMNLSGDAVAPLYRKHADGPDDLVVLHDDLDLPAGAVRLKRGGGTGGHNGLRSLRERLGTADFLRIRMGIGRPPAGVDPADYVLTPPAPECRAAFEAAIAAAGEAFDDIARLGFAKAMTRWNAKAREDNKQGTTPPESPGGNILLAPGASSGGSISRKEARSQDDTDEV, from the coding sequence ATCGTCGGACTGGGGAACCCGGGGCGCCGGTACGCCTCGACGCTCCACAACGCGGGGTTCCTGGCGATCGACCGGATCGCCGAATCGCTGGGCGCACGTTGGCGCACGGCCGGCGACGCTTCGCTGGGAACCGCCGAGATCGACGGGCGGCGGGTCGTCCTCGCCAAGCCGGCGACGTTCATGAACCTGTCCGGCGACGCGGTGGCTCCGCTCTACCGGAAGCACGCCGACGGCCCGGACGACTTGGTGGTCCTTCACGACGACCTCGATCTGCCGGCCGGCGCGGTGCGGCTCAAGCGCGGCGGGGGGACGGGCGGCCACAACGGGCTGCGATCCCTCAGGGAACGCCTCGGGACCGCCGATTTTCTCCGGATCCGCATGGGGATCGGGCGGCCCCCCGCGGGGGTCGACCCGGCCGACTACGTCCTGACCCCGCCGGCTCCCGAGTGCCGGGCGGCGTTCGAGGCGGCGATCGCAGCCGCCGGCGAGGCGTTCGACGACATCGCCAGGCTCGGATTCGCCAAGGCCATGACGCGCTGGAACGCGAAGGCGCGCGAGGACAATAAGCAAGGCACGACCCCGCCGGAATCCCCGGGGGGAAACATACTCCTTGCTCCCGGCGCATCGTCCGGGGGCTCGATCAGCCGAAAGGAGGCAAGATCGCAAGATGACACCGACGAGGTATGA
- a CDS encoding 50S ribosomal protein L25, with the protein MAMMELTADRRQYTEKEINRKRRAEGIIPGVIYGKGLETRSIEFQRKPLEKFLDTARRGTVVVKMTVKDGAEGKESYAVLKETQAHPLTGRVTHVDFYEVAMGRKFRVEVPLRVKGKAIGIEMGGVLDVVTRSLEVECTPDAVPEFLELDVTSLGIGDSLHLADVRFPEGVVPTEKDLRMTLAAVHTPKAEAAPVAVEEAAAEGAEGASVAEPGAKEKEEKPEKEAKKKE; encoded by the coding sequence ATGGCGATGATGGAGTTGACGGCGGACCGCCGCCAGTACACGGAAAAAGAGATCAACCGGAAGCGCCGCGCCGAGGGGATCATCCCCGGCGTCATCTACGGCAAGGGGCTCGAGACCCGGTCGATCGAGTTCCAGCGCAAGCCCCTGGAAAAGTTTCTCGACACGGCCCGCCGCGGGACGGTGGTCGTCAAGATGACCGTGAAGGACGGGGCCGAGGGGAAAGAGTCGTACGCGGTCCTGAAGGAGACCCAGGCCCACCCCCTGACCGGCCGGGTCACCCACGTCGATTTCTACGAGGTCGCGATGGGCAGGAAGTTCCGCGTCGAGGTGCCTCTGCGGGTCAAGGGGAAGGCCATCGGAATCGAGATGGGCGGAGTCCTCGACGTGGTCACCCGCAGCCTCGAGGTCGAGTGCACGCCCGACGCCGTTCCGGAATTTCTCGAACTCGACGTCACTTCCCTCGGGATCGGCGACTCGTTGCACCTGGCCGACGTCCGGTTCCCCGAGGGCGTCGTCCCGACCGAGAAGGATCTCCGGATGACCTTGGCGGCCGTCCACACGCCGAAGGCCGAGGCCGCGCCGGTGGCGGTCGAGGAGGCGGCGGCGGAAGGGGCCGAGGGCGCCAGCGTGGCGGAGCCCGGAGCGAAGGAGAAGGAAGAGAAGCCCGAGAAGGAAGCGAAGAAGAAGGAGTAG
- a CDS encoding ribose-phosphate pyrophosphokinase, whose amino-acid sequence MTRLKVFTGNANPDLAKEICAYLCIPLGSAVIKRFSDGEVNVEIRDNVRGVDVFIIQPTCPPVNDHLMELLILMDGLKRASAKRVTAVLPYYGYARQDRKVLPRAPITAKLVADLLTAAGVSRLLTMDLHAGQIQGFFNIPVDHLYAAPVMLEYIKAKFGNDLVVVSPDAGGVERARAFAKRLSASLAIIDKRRLAPNVAEVMNIIGEVDGKTAILLDDMVDTAGTLAQSADALRRKGAKHIFACATHAVLSGPAIDRLEKSEIEELVVTNTIPLGSKAACGKLHVLTVAPLLGEAIKRIHFQDSVSSLFV is encoded by the coding sequence GTGACAAGACTGAAGGTTTTCACCGGAAACGCGAATCCGGATCTCGCGAAGGAGATCTGCGCGTACCTCTGCATCCCGCTGGGGTCCGCGGTCATCAAGCGGTTCAGCGACGGCGAAGTGAACGTCGAGATCCGGGACAACGTCCGCGGCGTGGATGTGTTCATCATCCAGCCCACGTGCCCCCCGGTGAACGACCACTTGATGGAGCTGCTGATCCTGATGGACGGCCTCAAGCGCGCCTCGGCGAAGCGCGTGACCGCCGTGCTCCCGTATTACGGGTACGCGCGCCAGGACCGGAAGGTTCTCCCGCGCGCTCCCATCACGGCGAAGCTCGTGGCCGACCTCCTGACCGCGGCGGGCGTCTCCCGGCTGCTGACGATGGACCTCCACGCGGGTCAGATCCAGGGATTCTTCAACATCCCGGTGGACCACCTCTACGCGGCGCCGGTTATGCTCGAATACATCAAGGCGAAGTTCGGGAACGACCTGGTGGTCGTTTCCCCGGACGCCGGGGGCGTGGAGCGGGCGCGCGCCTTCGCCAAGCGCCTGTCCGCCTCCCTCGCCATCATCGACAAGCGCCGGCTGGCGCCCAACGTGGCCGAGGTGATGAACATCATCGGGGAGGTCGACGGAAAGACGGCGATCCTGCTCGACGACATGGTGGACACGGCCGGTACGCTCGCGCAGTCCGCCGACGCCCTGCGCCGCAAGGGGGCGAAGCACATCTTCGCCTGCGCCACCCACGCGGTCCTGTCGGGCCCGGCCATCGACCGGCTCGAAAAATCGGAAATCGAGGAACTCGTGGTGACCAACACGATTCCCCTGGGTTCCAAGGCGGCGTGCGGGAAGCTCCACGTCCTCACGGTCGCGCCCCTGCTGGGGGAGGCGATCAAGAGGATCCATTTCCAGGATTCGGTCAGCTCGCTGTTCGTATAA
- the spoVG gene encoding septation regulator SpoVG: protein MQITEVKVFPVSDNEKLKGYATIIFDDCFVVRDLKVIQGSAGLFVAMPSKKTKDGTYRDTAHPLNNETRRMIEEAVIGAYERETGVVLDGVAAAR, encoded by the coding sequence ATGCAGATCACCGAGGTGAAGGTTTTTCCGGTGTCGGACAACGAAAAGCTGAAGGGGTACGCCACGATCATCTTCGACGACTGCTTCGTCGTCCGCGACCTCAAGGTCATCCAGGGGAGCGCCGGCCTGTTCGTGGCCATGCCGAGCAAGAAGACGAAGGACGGCACGTACCGGGACACGGCTCACCCCCTGAACAACGAGACCCGACGGATGATCGAGGAGGCCGTGATCGGGGCGTACGAGCGGGAAACCGGGGTCGTCCTTGACGGGGTAGCGGCCGCCCGTTAG